The DNA sequence GGAAAAATAAAGAGAAATAGACTCGTATCAGCAGAATAGACTTCCTAAAACGGTAATCGCCCTAAATCAACATTTCCTCCGCTCAGGATAATTCCAACCTTTTTACCTTTTGCTTTCACTTTATTTTCGAGGATGGCAGCCAATGGAACAGCCGACGAGGGTTCGATGATGATTTTCATCCGTTCCCAAATTATGCGCATGGCCGCTACAATGCCTTCTTCTGAAACGGTTGCAATTTGATCCACTTCATTCAGTATAATCGGGAACGTGAGGCTTCCGAGCGAAGTTAACAACCCGTCGGCAATGGTTTTAGGTGACACCGAAGGTTGGAGTGTTTTCGAGTAAAACGACCGGAAAGCATCGTCAGCACCGGCAGGTTCAGCAGCAATAACTTTCGCTCCCGGAAGCAATGCTTTAGTTGAAAGCGCTGTTCCGCTTAATAATCCGCCACCACCAACAGGAGCCATCACCACATCCAGCAACCCAATTTCTTCGATCAGTTCTTTGGCAGCCGTTCCCTGTCCGCAAATCACGTTGAAATAATTGTACGGATGTATTTCGGTGGCACCGGTTTCAATTGCTACCTTTTTTAGCGTCGATTCTCTAGCTTCCAGAGTTGGGGTACAAAAAGTGATTTGTGCGCCATATCCAGCCACTGCTATTTTTTTGATTTCCGGAGCATTTTCAGGCATTACAATGTATG is a window from the Aquipluma nitroreducens genome containing:
- a CDS encoding pyridoxal-phosphate dependent enzyme, with protein sequence MNLPKFEDIKAAHDRIRPYIHHTPVLSSKSINEIVGAELFFKCENLQKVGAFKFRGACNSVFSLSDEEAKNGVCTHSSGNHAAALALAARMRGIPAYIVMPENAPEIKKIAVAGYGAQITFCTPTLEARESTLKKVAIETGATEIHPYNYFNVICGQGTAAKELIEEIGLLDVVMAPVGGGGLLSGTALSTKALLPGAKVIAAEPAGADDAFRSFYSKTLQPSVSPKTIADGLLTSLGSLTFPIILNEVDQIATVSEEGIVAAMRIIWERMKIIIEPSSAVPLAAILENKVKAKGKKVGIILSGGNVDLGRLPF